A window of the Ipomoea triloba cultivar NCNSP0323 chromosome 14, ASM357664v1 genome harbors these coding sequences:
- the LOC116004496 gene encoding E3 ubiquitin-protein ligase MPSR1-like, translating into MDSQTEHLVSRNRDLSQLLPSFFGIPNPNPNPLQNSSDPNQDTGVSPVAGDRIVLINPVTQGMVVIEAGGAGSSSSSSLESLLQDLLSKDNGQPPASKASILSLPSVEIGDGEESNECVICLEVWGLGGAAKEMPCKHVFHQNCIEKWLNIHGSCPVCRHKMPAQNGEDLNKKRQRREIWVSFSFGSDRRTEETAQTQPIASNSAALDDEMET; encoded by the coding sequence ATGGATTCCCAAACAGAGCATTTAGTTTCTAGAAACAGAGACCTCTCTCAGTTACTCCCTTCCTTTTTCGGCATcccaaaccctaaccctaacccaCTCCAAAATTCCTCGGACCCAAATCAGGACACCGGAGTCTCTCCCGTCGCCGGCGACCGGATCGTGCTCATAAACCCGGTGACCCAAGGCATGGTGGTCATAGAAGCCGGCGGCGCTGGCTCGTCTTCATCATCGAGCTTGGAATCTCTGCTGCAGGACTTGCTTAGTAAAGATAATGGCCAGCCGCCGGCTTCGAAAGCCTCTATTTTGTCGTTGCCGAGTGTGGAGATTGGGGATGGGGAAGAGAGCAATGAGTGTGTGATATGCTTGGAGGTGTGGGGTTTGGGTGGAGCGGCTAAAGAAATGCCTTGCAAGCATGTATTTCACCAGAACTGTATTGAAAAGTGGTTGAATATTCATGGGTCTTGCCCAGTTTGTAGGCACAAAATGCCAGCCCAAAATGGTGAGGATTTGAACAAGAAGAGACAGAGGAGAGAGATTTGGGTGAGTTTTTCTTTTGGGAGTGATAGGAGAACTGAGGAAACAGCTCAAACTCAGCCTATTGCTTCCAATTCAGCTGCCCTTGATGATGAAATGGAGACATAA
- the LOC116005219 gene encoding extracellular ribonuclease LE-like, translating to MKFILIGLVILQCTISIYAAHSHSFLYYAEQVVEEEESFVTAFAEEDAADLNSDLFYYYVEQWPGSSCDTKKGCCYPTTGKPATNFSIHGLWPTLLNGTWPEYCNPNTLHDESKISDLIERLQSEWPTISCPSSNGSKFWKHEWEKHGTCSILDQYAYFESTLNIKDRVNFLQVLENAGIKPDGNVYEVGAIKEAIKAGVGVSPVIECNADASKVSQLYQIYICVHPNGKDIIECPTTLKRNCNTTVEFPPF from the exons ATGAAGTTCATCTTAATCGGCCTTGTCATCTTACAATGCACAATATCTATATACGCTGCGCACAGTCACAGCTTTTTGTACTACGCAGAACAAGTAGTGGAGGAAGAAGAATCTTTTGTGACTGCATTTGCAGAAGAAGATGCTGCAGATCTTAATTCCGATCTATTCTACTACTACGTTGAACAG TGGCCAGGATCCTCTTGCGACACGAAGAAAGGGTGTTGTTACCCAACCACAGGGAAACCTGCGACAAACTTCAGCATACATGGACTCTGGCCTACATTGTTGAATGGCACCTGGCCAGAGTACTGCAATCCCAATACTCTCCATGATGAGTCCAAG atATCAGATTTGATTGAAAGATTGCAAAGTGAATGGCCAACAATATCGTGTCCATCCAGCAATGGTTCTAAGTTCTGGAAACATGAATGGGAAAAGCATGGAACATGCTCTATACTTGATCAATATGCATACTTTGAATCAACACTTAACATCAAGGACAGAGTCAATTTCCTTCAAGTGCTTGAGAATGCAG gaataaagccaGACGGGAATGTTTACGAGGTAGGAGCGATCAAAGAAGCAATAAAGGCAGGAGTTGGTGTGAGCCCAGTGATAGAATGCAATGCAGATGCATCTAAGGTTTCCCAACTCTACCAGATATATATTTGTGTTCATCCTAATGGGAAAGACATAATTGAATGCCCAACAACTCTCAAGAGGAATTGCAACACTACTGTGGAATTCCCTCCCTTCTAG
- the LOC116005281 gene encoding clp protease adapter protein ClpF, chloroplastic: MVQGASPITVANSRYCGVCGATCGLRSYFGRFKGGSVVFGVESQYDWHQYRKRISFVRNIDIARGRNLRVEAGWLFKGGNQDSASIERSESANEDILMFFFQLDLATRVQYALNLEQYDIAKQLRDKLTEVESEVLKQQESKLGSASKSEVQDMAISILCLRADLQSAVESENYSLAADIRDQISKIEAESLAASVRAQAYENAQYAFRLGQRVKHKVFGYRGVICGMDPVCCESTSWMENAKIEKLSRGPDQPFYQVLVDVRADPNLLVTYVPEENLEAPSEEDTKRFDHPYTSFLFYGMDGAGDFIPIKQLREKYNKPRHELPYDPEDEKSGGDA, translated from the exons ATGGTTCAAGGGGCATCTCCAATCACTGTGGCAAATTCTAGATATTGTGGTGTTTGTGGAGCTACATGTGGTTTGAGGAGTTATTTTGGGCGTTTTAAGGGCGGGTCGGTAGTGTTTGGTGTGGAAAGTCAGTATGATTGGCATCAGTATCGGAAAAGAATTTCCTTTGTTAGAAACATTGATATTGCACGGGGACGGAATTTGAGGGTTGAAGCTGGATGGCTGTTCAAAGGGGGCAATCAGGACTCTGCCAGCATTGAGCGTAGCGAGAGTGCCAATGAGGATATATTGATGTTCTTCTTCCAACTGGATTTGGCAACACGAGTTCAG TATGCTTTGAATTTGGAACAATATGACATAGCAAAGCAACTGAGGGATAAGCTAACTGAG GTTGAATCAGAAGTTTTAAAACAGCAGGAGTCTAAACTAGGATCAGCCTCAAAGAGTGAAGTTCAAGATATGGCTATTAGCATCTTGTGCCTGCG tgCAGACCTGCAGAGTGCTGTTGAGAGTGAAAACTATAGTTTGGCAGCTGATATACGAGATCAAATATCCAAAATTGAGGCAGAATCACTGGCTGCCTCAGTGAGAGCCCAAGCATATGAAAATGCTCAGTATGCATTCCGTTTGGGTCAGAGAGTGAAACACAAGGTTTTTG GATATCGTGGTGTAATATGTGGGATGGATCCAGTGTGCTGTGAATCGACTTCATGGATGGAAAATGCCAAGATTGAAAAGTTGTCTCGTGGTCCTGATCAGCCATTTTATCAG GTGCTAGTTGATGTCCGTGCAGATCCAAATCTATTAGTTACATATG TGCCCGAAGAGAATTTAGAAGCCCCGAGTGAGGAAGATACA AAGAGGTTTGATCATCCCTATACCTCGTTCTTATTCTATGGGATGGATGGCGCGGGTGATTTCATCCCAATCAAGCAGCTGCGGGAGAAGTACAACAAGCCCCGGCACGAGCTGCCATATGATCCAGAAGATGAGAAGTCCGGAGGAGATGCCTAA